The proteins below come from a single Epinephelus moara isolate mb chromosome 19, YSFRI_EMoa_1.0, whole genome shotgun sequence genomic window:
- the prph2b gene encoding peripherin-2b, giving the protein MPFMPVKFNLQKRVKLAQGLWMIYWLSVIVGILIFSLGIFFKIELRKRSEMMDNNESHLVPNLLILVGLLACGVNAFGGKVCHDSLDPIKFAKWKPMLKSYLLLCCGFNALLLLTALFCFLMQFAVYLTLAEGLKNSIKFYKDTDTPGRCFMKRTLDMTQIEFRCCGNNNFRDWFEVQWISNRYLDMSNDQVKDRVLSNVEGKYLMDSVPFSCCNPGSPRPCIQHHLTNNSAHYDYDHRIEELNIWTRGCREALFAYFSSMMTSIGVLIIATIFLESADMAGLKYLTTALETMEDPENPECESEGWLLEKGVKETFGELLAKLKTMGKANQVEEGAAEPAT; this is encoded by the exons ATGCCGTTCATGCCAGTGAAGTTCAACCTGCAAAAGCGGGTGAAGCTGGCTCAGGGTCTGTGGATGATCTACTGGCTCTCTGTCATCGTGGGCATCCTCATCTTCAGCCTGGGCATCTTCTTCAAGATCGAGCTGCGGAAGAGAAGCGAGATGATGGACAACAACGAGAGCCACTTAGTGCCGAACCTGCTGATCCTGGTGGGCCTGCTGGCCTGCGGGGTCAACGCCTTCGGAGGAAAGGTGTGCCACGACTCTCTGGACCCCATCAAGTTCGCCAAGTGGAAGCCGATGCTGAAGTCGTacctgctgctgtgctgtggcTTCAacgcgctgctgctgctgacggCGCTGTTCTGCTTCCTCATGCAGTTCGCCGTGTACCTGACGCTGGCCGAGGGTCTCAAGAACAGCATCAAGTTCTACAAGGACACTGACACGCCGGGACGTTGCTTCATGAAGAGGACACTGGACATGACGCAGATCGAGTTTCGCTGCTGCGGAAACAACAACTTCAGGGACTGGTTCGAGGTTCAGTGGATCAGCAACCGCTACCTGGACATGAGCAACGATCAGGTCAAAGA TCGTGTCCTCAGTAATGTGGAGGGGAAGTACCTGATGGACAGTGTCCCGTTCAGCTGCTGTAACCCTGGCTCCCCTCGGCCCTGCATCCAGCACCACCTGACCAATAACTCCGCCCACTATGACTACGACCATCGCATCGAGGAGCTCAACATCTGGACCCGAGGCTGCCGCGAGGCCCTCTTCGCCTACTTCAGCAGCATGATGACCAGCATCGGCGTGCTCATCATCGCCACCATCTTCCTGGAG tcggCGGACATGGCCGGGTTAAAGTACCTGACCACAGCTCTTGAGACGATGGAGGACCCAGAGAACCCAGAGTGTGAGAGTGAAGGCTGGCTGCTGGAGAAGGGAGTGAAGGAGACGTTCGGCGAGCTGCTCGCCAAGCTGAAGACAATGGGCAAGGCCAACcaggtggaggagggtgcagCGGAGCCCGCCACCTGA